In Acidobacteriota bacterium, the genomic stretch CCGGCACCCGGTAGCTCAGCGCCGGCAGCGCGGGTACCGGGACCGCGACGGTCACGAGCACGGGCATCAGTCGTCGCGGAGGAGCGAACGGACCCGCTTCATGTCCTCCCAGACGTCCCGCTTCCGGTCGGGGCTCCGCAGCAGGAACGCCGGGTGGAAGGTCGGGATCAGCTTCGCGCCGCGGCACGCGTAGACGCGTCCCCGCGCCCGGGAGATGGGCAACCGCTCGTCGTCGAGCAGCGTGCGGACCGCGAACGAGCCGAGGGCGACGATGACGCGCGGTGCGACGGCGTCGATCTGCGCGAAGAGGAAGGGACGGCAGGTCTCGACCTCGTCCCGTTCGGGATTGCGGTTCTGCGGCGGGCGGCACTTGATGACGTTCGCGATGTAGACATCCTCCCGGCGAAGATCGATGGCTTCGATAATCCTCGTCAGCAACTGTCCCGCCCGCCCCACGAAGGGCTCCCCCTGCAGGTCCTCGTCCCGACCCGGGGCCTCGCCGACGAACATCAGCTCGGGGGGGGGGCCGGCGCCGCCGGCGCCGCGGTGGGGGGGGGCGCCCGGGCGGAGTGCACCCCGGCCAGTGCCCCGGGGGGGCCGCTGTTCCAGGACGGGGTGACACGGGCNNNNNNNNNNACTCGCGGCGCCAGGGTAAGTTTTTTAAACGCCACCCCCGGGGGCCTCCCCTACGAACACCCGCGCGGCGGCGCCCCTGCCTACGCCGAAGACGAGGTTGGTGCGGCCGCCGTGCAGCTTGCAGCGCGTGCAGTCGCCCAGGTCGTCGCGAATTCCCTGCAGGCGTTCCTCCGGCGATGCCCCCCGCGGCGTCGCCGCCGGCGCCGGCGCCCACAGCGAATCCGTCGTCCAGGACGGGGTGACCTCGACCGCGCCCGCGCCGGTCGCCGGGACTTCCTCCGGCGCATCCATCGGACTGCGGTCGGCCGGCCGCGCGCGCCACGCCGGATCGCGGCTGAAACCTTCGACGCCGAGCTCCTCGAAGAACCGCAAGTGCTCGGCGAGTTGATCCCGTTCGGTCATCGGCGCAGTTCCCGAATCATGCCGTCTCGCTGCCGGAGCCGAGCCGCGCCTCGATCCGGTCGAGGACGACACGG encodes the following:
- a CDS encoding uracil-DNA glycosylase, translating into PCHPVLEQRPPRGTGRGALRPGAPPHRGAGGAGPPPELMFVGEAPGRDEDLQGEPFVGRAGQLLTRIIEAIDLRREDVYIANVIKCRPPQNRNPERDEVETCRPFLFAQIDAVAPRVIVALGSFAVRTLLDDERLPISRARGRVYACRGAKLIPTFHPAFLLRSPDRKRDVWEDMKRVRSLLRDD